In Haloarcula limicola, the genomic stretch GCCGTGGGCGACCGTCACGAGTTCGTTGTACGAGAGGTGGCGGTCGAACGCGGCGTTGGCCGCGAGCGCGGTTCCGAGCGCCATCGCGCCGGAGACGCCGAACCCCGCGCCCAGCGGCAGCGGCGTCTCGGCGGTGACGGTCGCAGACGCTCGCAGCGCGTCGAGCACTCGCTCGACGGCCTCCATCTCGACTCGCTCGCCGTCGAGTTCGACCGTCGTCTCGTCGGCGGGTTCGACCCGCACGGAGACGCCGTCGGAGAGCGCCAGTCCGCCGCCGCGGGAGCCGGTCTTCGTCGGGTCGTCGGCCCGGTCGACCGTGAAGAAGCCGGTCACGTGTCCCGGGACGAACGCCCGTGCGTCGTCGCTCATGCCCGTGGTGTCGGCGACGGCCCGCTTAACCGTTGGCGGTTCTCCGCTCCGGGCCGAGCCCGAGGAACGCGAGCAGGCCACCGATACCGAATAGGACTGCGACCGAGACCCACCCCAGCCGCCGGCGCCGTGACAGGTCGGCCGTCTCGGCGTAGACGTACCAGCCACACGCAGCCCCGACGACGAGGACGTACAGCCCGTAGCGAAGCAAGAGCGTCCCGACGGCGACCATATCCCTGCTTCGGGCGGGACGAGCGAAACGCTTTCTGGTAGTTCACGTTCGCTGATACTCGCTTCTCTGACCCCTACATTGATGTGTGTTTACGTTACACTACTGCGCAAACGATGCCAACGATTAGCGCGCGGCTCCCCGACGAGGAGAAGGCCGAACTGGACGAAGTCGCCGAACTGCTCTCGGAGGACCGCTCGACGACGATTCGGAAGGCGCTCCGGGAGGGACTGGAGACGCTCCGCATCCGCGTCGCCGTCGAGCAGTACCAGTCCGGCGAGGCCTCCGCGGCTGAGGCCGCACAGATCGCCGACCTCTCGATGGCCGAGTGGTTAGACGTGGCCCGCGAGCGGAATCTGACGACGCAACTCGAACTCTCCGACCTCGAACTCGACGCCGACGCCGCCGCGGAGCTATGACTCGCATCTACGTCGGGCCGACGTCGCTGTACAGCCTCGGGCAGATCGGCGAACTCTCGCTCCTCGATGCCTTCGACGGCGGCATCGTCATTCCGGGACCGGTCGCCGACGAGGTGCGCGTCGAACCGACCGCGACGAACCTCGAAGAGTACCTCGAAGCCGACGTAGAGACCGCCGTCGACGAGGACCGGGTCGAACAGGCCCGGTCGCTGCTCGGCGAGAAGGACATCGGTGCCGCCGTCACCGTCCTCGCCGGCGTCCTCGCCCACCGCGACCCGTCCGACCGCTCGGCCGTCGCCGTCGTCTCGGAGGACCGAACCGTCCGTCGAATGGCTCAGGGACTCGGCGCTGAGATCACCAGCAGTTTCGGCGTCGTCGTCCGCGCGGCCATCGAGGACAAGTATCTCAGTTCGCGGCAGGCCAAGCGCATCGTCCGCCGCATCGACCAGCACGGGATGCACCTGACTGGCGAGTTGCGCGAGCGAGCGGTCGGGGAAGTGGCGGAGTAGCGAGACAGTCGCGAGTGCGACGAGCGACTGCTTTTTCGCGTAGCTTTTTCGACGAGTGGTACCCACAGGCCCTCGCGGCCGAGGATACCCGACGTCGAAAAAGGTACACCAGCACGGGATGCACCTGACCGGCGAGTTGCGCGAGCGGGCGGTCGGTGAGGTGGCGGAGTAGCGCTCCGAACAGTTACAGCACCCAGAGAGCCGCGTGCGGAAACTGTGCAGATTCTAAATCGGCTCGACGCGTACGGTCTCGTCGGCGTCGACGGTGACCTCGTACCCGTAGAGTTCGAGGGTTATCTCGACCGACTCGGCCGTTTCGACGAGCGCGTTCAGCGCCGCCGGATCGGTCTGTTCCGAGAGAGCGGGTAACGCAGTCGGTTCCACGCCCTCCCTGTCCGCGATGCGATCGACTATCTCGTACACGATCGACCCGACGGCCTCGGGACGAGACCCCCTTCCCGTGGTCATTGTATCGGCACTTCGAACAGAATTAGCAAAACTCTATTGGATATTAAGAAATGGTACCACATCCGAATTAAACAAATAGATAACCAGCCAACTCGCTAATTTTGTGTGTTTCTAGTTAATAGCGGAGTCAATCCAAGCAAAGCGGTTATCTATAGGTGGTATGACAAATGGACAGTGAACGTGAATCTGGACCTCGTACATCGGGCGCTGGCCGACGAGATTCGTCGCACGATTCTCGCCCGCTTGCGGACCGGAGAGCCCGTTCCGCTATCGGCGCTCGCTGAGACGATAGCAGCGTCGGAGATCTCGACTGAAGTCACCAGTTCGGTCGAGACGCTGCGCGTCGAACTGTACCACGTACACGTCCCGCTGCTGTGTGATGCCGGACTCCTCGAGTACGACGACCGGCGGTCGGCGGTCGTACTCACGGACCTCGGCGGCGAAGTCGAGTCGAAACTGCTCCGACCGTCAGTCGAAGTGGCACAGGGCTAGGGAGCTAGGGAGGGCCCGTCGATTCGGGGAGCTTCCGCGTGCTGGTGCCGCCGCTCGTAGCGCAGCAGCGAGTCCAGATGCGTGGGTTTAACACGCCGGACCCCAACCGTCGGAGTATGCAGGGCAATCTTCCGCCGGAAGCACAGGAGAAGCTCGAGGAACTGCAGGACCTGCAGGAGACCGCACAGCAGGTCGCCGCGCAGAAACAGCAGGCCGAGACGAACCTGCAGGAGTCCCGCACCGCGCTGGACGAACTCGACGACGTCGATAAGGACACCACGATGTACCGCGAGGTCGGCGAGCTGCTCGTCAAGACCGACTTCGACGAGGCGCAGGACGACCTCGAAGAGAAGGTCAGCAGCCTCGAAGTCCGCGTCGAGACCCTCGAAAAGCAGGAGGAGCGCGTCCAGGAGCAGTTCGAGGACCTGCAGGGTGACCTCCAGCAGATGCTCGGCGGCGGCGGCGGCGCGGGCGGCCCCGGCGGTCCGGCAGGCGGTCCCGGCGCGGGCGGCGCGTAAGGATGCCGACCGACGACGAGGTCGTTGAGACGGCCGCTTCCGCGGCCGAGAACGTCGTTTTCTCGCGATTCGATAAGAACGACGTCGAAGACATCGACGTGACGGTCACGTTCGAAGACGGCGTACTGGAGGTCGACGTCTACGTCAACGCGCCGGAGAGCCGCCTCGACGAGGAACGGGTCGCGGAGGACGCCGCGCTGGCCGCTCGATCGGCGGTCGACGACCTCTTCGAGGAGTAACGTCGCGGTCAGGCAGGTCTAAATTGATCAGGTCCGGTCGCTGGCGAACCCGGTCCGGAACGCGATCCAGCCCAGCGCGCTGACGAACAGGATCGGGGGCAGAATCATGAACCCCCACAGCGGGTCGAGTCCCCAGCCGAGCAGCAACACGAGGTCCAGCAGGCCGATGGCGACGAACGGCGAGATGTACTTCGTCGCCTGCCAGCGGTCGACGCCCTCGGTCTCCAGTACGTCGTCCGAATCAGCCGACAGCAGGTCCTCCGTGGTTCGCTCGCCGCCGTCGCTACGGACGCCGGAGTCGGCTGTGTCGTCCATAGCGGGTCTCGGTTCCGGACGAGGAAAAAGACCGCGCTTGGTCGTCGGCAGTCGCCGGACGACGCTCGGTCACTCCCCGAGCGTCCGCTGTCGGCCCGGCGGCTCGGACCGTGAGACGTCCCGAGAGCGGCCCACGAGGTAGCCGTCGGCGTCGTCCTCGGCCCACGGCGGGGCGTCCTGAATCCAGACGGGCGCGGTCGGCCCGCCGCAGGTGCGCGCCCACTCGCGGGCCAGCGCCTTCGAGTCGAAGGCGCGACGCGGTCCCGCCCGGTTGACCCACCGGCCGACGCGAGCGCTCACCCGTCGCGCGGACGGCTTCACCACCACGTGGTAACGGTCTTCGGCCACGGGTTGAACTACGGGGCGGCGTCGGTAAAGCGCCCCGGCCTAGCTTTTCATACCCGCACGCCGAACTAGCGGGCATGGAACACGAGGCAACGGTCGAAGGGGTCGGTGTCGGCGTCAGCGAAGAGGGGTCGGGAACGCCCGTCGTCCTCCTGCACGTCCGCGGCGAGATACTGCCGATCTTCGTCAGCTCGGACCAGGCCCAGTCGATGCAGTTGGCCATCGACGGCGACCCCTTCGAGCGGCCGCTGACCCACGACCTGCTGGTCGAGATGGTCGCGGAGTTCGGCAGCGCCATCGACCGCGTGCGCATCGACGACCTCGCCGACGGCACCTTCTACGCGAAGATCGACACGGAGCAGTACGTCGGCGACCGACGGAAGGACATGGTGTTCGACGCCCGCCCCTCCGACGGCATCGCCATCTCGCTGCGGGTGGACTGTCCGCTCGTCGTCTCCGACGAGGTCATCGACGAGGCCGGCCGCCCGCCGGAGGAGTTCGACACCAGCGACGAACTCGGTCGGTAATAGAAACGCTCTCGGGGAGTCGACTCTTTTAGCGTATATGGGCTACGACGCGGTCATCTTCGACAACGACGGGGTCTTGCTGACGCTGACCAGCATGGAGGCCCACCGGGAAGGGTCACGCGACGCGTTCGCTCGCGCCGGCGTCCCCGACCCCCACCCCGACCACGTCGAGGCGATGAGCATCGGCGTGAGCGTCGCTGAACTCGAATCGATCTGTGAGCGCTACGACTTAGAGCCGGAGGCGTTCTGGTCGACCCGCGACGCCGCCATCTCGGCGGCCCAGCAGGCCGAGATGACCGCCGGGGAGAAGCGGCCCTACGACGACATCGACGCGCTCGATAAGTTCGAGACGCCGCTCGCCGTCGTCTCCTCGAACCAGCAGGAGACCGTCGAGTTCGCCTTCGACCACTTCGGCCTCGACACGCACTTCGAGACGGTGTACGGCCGAGAGCCGACGGTGAAGAGCCTCGAACGGAAGAAGCCACACCCCCACTACGTCGAGCGGGCGCTCGCCGACCTCGACGTCGAGGACGCCCTCTTCGTCGGCGACAACGAATCGGACGTGCGGGCGGCACACGGCGCCGGCATCGACTCGGCGTTCATCCGCCGACCGCATCGGGTCGACGCGTCGCTGTCGGTTCGCCCCGACTACGAGATCTGGGGGCTTGACGACGTGGTCGACATCGCCGAGTGAGACCGGTTCGCGTCGTCCCTGTCGGCAGCGAGTGGTAACCAACGTCCGACTACAGTGACGTAGTTGACGTGGACGCCGAAATCACGCTTTCGTACCCCAGGCGTCGACCGGGGTGCATGGAGAAGTCGGTCAGCGACTCCGCTGATGTGGCCGGGAAAGAGAGCGAGGAGACGGGACGAGAGACGCCGGCGGCCCTGTTGACCACGCTGGTCACACGGGTTCCCGAACCCGCGTTCGTCCTCGACGGGGGAGCGACCGTCGTCGCCGCCAACGACCCGTTCGGGGAACTGTTCGGGCGCGGCGGCGACGCGCTCGTCGGCGAGTCGCTGTCGTCGCTGTTGCCCTCGGTGACCCGCGAGGCCGTCGCGTCGGCCGCCGACGGCGACGAGCCCCTCACCGCTCGCTGCGCGGGCGAGACCGACCGCTGGGTCGAGCTGACCGTCGAACGACACCGCTCAGACGGGCAGACGCGCTTTCTCGCCGTCGGTCACGAAGTCACCGCCCACCGGGAGCGCGAGCGAGACCTCGACCGGCACCGCCGGCTCGTCGAGGCGATGGGCGACGGCGTCTACACCCTCGATGAGTCCCTCGCCGTCGAGACGGTCGACGACACCGTCACGGCGCTGACCGGCCGCGACCGGGCCGACCTCGTCGGGTCGGACGCGGGAGCGCTGCTCGACGACTCGACGGCCGAGCGAGCCGGGAAGTTGCGCGAACGGCTCCTCGACGGGGACCGCGAGGACGTGACGCTCACCGGCGAACTCGAAGCGGCCGACGGGGAGCGCCGTCCCGTCGAGACGCGGTTTTCGACGTTCGAACGGGACGACGGCGCGCGGCGCACGGTCGGCGTCGTCCGGGACGTCAGCGACCGACGGCAGTTCGCGCGCACGCTCGAAGCCCTCCAGCAGTCGACGAGACGCCTGCTCCACGCGGAGACCGCCGACGAGGTGGCGACGATCATCGCCGAGACCGCGAGTGACGTCCTCGACGCCCCCGGCGCGACCGTCTATCTGTTCGACCGGGGAGAGAACGTCCTCCGACCGGCCGCAGTCGCCGACGCGTCGGCGACCGACGACTCCCCCACGACCGTCGGCCCCGACGGGGGGCTCGTCTGGGACGTCTTCGTCGACGACGAGGGCGTCACGCTCGGAACCGGCGAGACGTATCGGCCGCTCGACGACCAGGGCGTGCTCTCCGTCCGGTCACCGACCGCCGATCGGAACGGTCGGACCCGAGAACTCGTGGACCTGCTCGCAGACACCGCGAGGGCGGCGCTCGCGCGAGTCGACCGGGAGACGGTACTCAGAGAGCGCGAAGCCGAGCGCCGCCACCGGAACGAGGAGCTCAGGCGGTTGAAACAGGTCAACGCCGTCATCCGCCGGGTCGACCGCGCGCTCGTCGAGGCCGAGACCCGCGAGGAGATCGAGCGGGCCGTCTGCGACGAACTGACGGCGTCACACTGGATCACCTTCGCGTGGCTCGGACGGTGTGAGAACGCGAGCGTCGAACCGCGGACGTGGGATGGACGATCGGAGGGGTTTCTGGAGACGGTCTCCACGTCGGCGGTCGGCGACGGCGGGACGCCCGCCGTCCGGACCGCTCGGTCGGGCGAACCCACCGTCGTCCCCGCGATCGCGGACAACCTCAGGGATGAACACTGGCGAACCGAGGCCATCTCTCGGAACTTCCAGTCGGCTATCAGCGTCCCGCTGAAGCACGACGACTTCCGCTACGGCGTGTTGACCGTCTACGCCGATCAGTCGGACCGCTTCGGCGAGACGCTCCGGTCGGTGTTCGTCGAACTCGGCGAGAACATCGCCAACGCGATCCGGGAGGTGGAATCGCGCAAGCGCCGGCTGACCGACAGCGTGGTCGAACTCGACCTCTCGCTGGCCGCGCCGGACTGCTTGCCGGTCCAGTTGGCCCGGGAGTTCGACCGCTCCGTGATCTGTTCGGGCGTGGTCCCGAGCGGCGACCGGACGCGGCTGTTTCTCCGGATACCCGACCGGGACCCGACGGCCGTGCGCGAGTACGTCGACGGGGTTCCGAACGTGGAATCGGTCTCCTCGGTCTCGGACGACGGGGACTACGAGGTGGTCGTCGACGGACCGACGGTGCCGCGAACCGTCGTCGAACAGGGGGCTCGACTCGGGGGGCTCGAAGCGACCGCCACCGGCGTCGACCTCGTCGTCCACCTCTCGGCGGAGACGAACGTCCGGACCTTCGTCGAGCAGCTGTCGAGTCGCTACGCCGACGTCGAGTTGGACGCGCGGCGAGAGAAGCCGACGCGACACCGGACGAAAAGCGGGACGCGCGCCGACCTCGAAGAGCGCCTCACCGACCGGCAACTCGAAGTACTCCGGACGGCGTACCTGAGCGGCTTCTTCGAGTGGCCCCGAGAGACGACCGGCGAGGAGGTGGCGTCGATGCTCGACATCACCCAGCCGACGGTGAACCGCCACCTCCGCGTCAGCCAGCGGAAGCTCTTAGACCTCGTCTTCGGTGAGTGACGAACGGCGCGCAGGGCAGAACTCGGTCAGCCCGGCGGTGAGATCAGTCGGTCAGACCAGCAGTTGGATGTCGCTGTCGGCCATGTCCTGGATGGCCGTCGCCGCGCCGACGCCGGTCGTGACGCCGTCGTAGAAGTCGTCCTCGTCGTAGTCCATCAGGTCGATGGTCATCTGACAGGCCTGGAACTCGACGCCCATGTCCAGCGAGGTCTCGATGAGTTCCTCGATGGTCGCCGTGTCGTTGTCGTCGATCTTCTTCGCCATCATCCTCGTCGTCATCCGGTCCATCCCGGGGAGCGCGCCGAGGACGTTCGGGACGGGCATGTTCGGATTGCCGACCGAGCTCAGTTTGAGGTCCTTCGAGCGCTCCTCGTGGAGGATGTCCAGCCCCCAGAACGTGTGGAAGACCGTCACCTCGTAGCCGAAGGCGGCGGCGGTGCTGGCGAGGATGAGCGGCGGGTACGCCATGTCCAGCGTCCCCTTCGTGGCGATGATAGACATCTTCCGCTCGCCGTCGTCCTCGGTCGCCTCGGCGAGCGACTCCTCCAGCTCCTCGATGCGCGCGGCGAGTTCGGCTCGGGTCGGGACGTCGTCGTCGGCGGCCGTGGGCGTGTCTGTGCTCATGGCTGGATCACTCCGTCTTGCGGACGTAGTGCTTGAAGACCTCCTCGCCCTCCTCCTGGCCGAGGAGTTCGACGCCGTCGGTCGTGTCGGCCCACCCGCCGAGGTCGCTCATGCTCCCCGGGTCCGTCGCGAGCACTTCGAGGACCTCGCCCTCGGCGAGTCGGTCGACGTTCTGCTTGGTCTTGACGACCGGCATCGGGCAGTTCTCCCCCTTCACGTCGAGCGTCTGGGTGACTTCGTGTTCAGTCATGGTATTGTCTTCACCACCCAATACCGGGTGCAGTATAAAAAATGTGTCGGTAGTAATCCCGCTATTATGCACGACTATATCACCAAAGACCCGATATATCCGAATATAGGGCCTGAAATATCGATTTCTCTGCCTCTAGTATTGTGCGAAAGTTGAACTACTATGCAAAGCCTTATTTCGGAGTAGCCGATAGATAGGGGTGAACGATGACGCAAGGGACCAACCCCGACACCGGCGAACCGGTCGCATCGACGACGCCGACCGAACTGAAAGCCCGCATCGACGACGGCGAGGACGTGTTCATCCTCGACGCGCGCTCGGAGGACGACTTCGAGGAGTGGCGCATCGGCGGCGAGTCCGTCGAGATCGTGAACTATCCGTACTTCCAGTTGCTCGACGGCATCCCCGAGGACCTCCACGAGGCGCTCCCGGACGACCGGCGCATCACCGTCCTCTGTGCGAAGGGCGGTTCCAGCGAGCTGGTCGCCGAGCACCTCGAAGCCGAGGGGTACGAGGTCGACCACCTCGAACGCGGGATGAAGGGCTGGGCGCGCATCTACGAGTACCAGGAACTGGACGCGGCCGGCGACGTGACCGTCGCGCAGTATCAGCGTCCGTCGAGCGGCTGTCTCGCCTACCTCGTCGTCTCCGACGGGGAGGCGGCGGTCGTCGACCCGCTTCGCGCCTTCGCCGACGAGTACGTCCGGGACGCGAAGGCGCTCGGGGCCGACCTGACGTACGCGCTCGATACGCACGTCCACGCGGACCACATCTCGGGCATCCGCGACCTCTCCGCCGGAACCGACACGACGGCGGTGCTGCCCGAGGCGGCCGCCGACCGCGGCGTCGACTACGACGCGGACTTCGCGACAGTCGAGGACGGGGAGACGCTCTCGCTCGGCGACACCGAGATCGAGGTCGTTCACACCCCCGGCCACACGACGGGCATGACCGCCTACAGGGTCGGTGACGTCCTGTTCACCGGCGACGGCCTCTTCACCGAGAGCGTCGCCCGGCCGGACCTCGAAGACCCCGAAGCCGCGAGAGACGCCGCCCGGACGCTCTACGAGAGCCTGACCGAGCGCGTCCTCTCGCTGCCCGACGAGACGGTCGTCGCACCGGCGCACTTCAGCGACGCGGCGACGCCCGCCGACGACGGCACGTACACAGCCGAACTCGGCGATCTCGAAGCGCGGATGGACGCGCTCTCGATGGACGAAGCCGAGTTCGTCGAGTTCATCGTGGCCGACATGCCGCCCCAGCCCGCGAACTACGAGGAGATCATCGCGGCCAACCTCGGGCGGCAGTCCCCCGACGACGAGACGGCGTTCGAACTCGAACTCGGCCCGAACAACTGCGCCGCCAGCGAGGACGCGCTGACTAACTGACGATGGAACCGTTCACACCGCTGCTCGCGCTCGGTGACCCCTTCCCTCGCGGAGTGGTGCCGTATCTGATCGGCGGCCTCCTCGTCGGGCTCGGAGCGTCGGTCGTCTACCTCTCGACGGGCATCATCGCGGGCGCGAGCACGTTCCTCGAGTCGACGCTCTCGTACGTCTCGAACGTCGACCGGTTCAACCGCTTCAAGTACCGCCAGTCGCGGGGGTGGCGACTCGTGTTCACCGCGGGCATCGTCAGCGGCGCGGCGCTCTGGGCGTTCGTCCTCGCGCCCGACCCCGGCATCTGGACGACGAGAGTCGAGTGGTGGCGGCTGCTCGGCGGCGGCTTCCTCGTCGGCGTCGGCACCCGCCTCGGGAAGGGTTGCACTTCGGGACACGGCGTCTGCGGCGTCGGGTCCCTCTCGAACACGTCGCTCGTGAACGTCGCCACGTTCATGACCTTCGCCATCGGCACCGCGCAGATAGTGCAGGCGCTGGGGGTGAGCCCGTGAGCGACGCCGGACGGAGCCCGCTGTTCCTCCCCATGATCTACGTCGGGGGGCTGATATTCGGTCTCGGTCTCGCCGTCAGCGGGATGGCCAAGCCCGAGATCGTGCTGGACTTCCTCCAGTTCGAGGACTTCGGCCTCCTGTTCGTGATGGGCGGGGCGGCCGTCGTCAGCGGCGTCGCGTTCGCCGTCGCGACGCGGTATCTCGACCGAGCGCCGCTGACCGCCCGCGAGTACGCGCGACGCGTGAAGGAGTTCGACCGGAACGTCGTCCTCGGCGGCGCCGTCTTCGGCGTCGGCTGGGGGCTCTCGGGCATCTGTCCGGGCGCCGCCTACGCCAGTTTCGGGGTCGGTAACTATCCGATCCTCTGGGCGATCGCCGGCATGTTCCTCGGCGCGTACGCGCAGGGATACGTGCGCCCGACCAGTACAGACGACACGACCACGGCAGACGCGACCACACGCTAACAGTACCACAGATGTCTCGACTCGATACCCTAACCGTTTGGAAGCAGTATTGTGTAGTAATGACACTATCATACAAACCAATAGAGGGAGCGTGAGATGTTCGGGCTCGAATCGCTGAGTGGGTCCGCACAGGCCGTCGCCACCGTGGGAGTCGTCTTCGCGGAGGCCATCGCGCTGTACGTCGGGTACGGCGCGCTCAGCAGCGTGCTCGGCTCGACCGTCCTCGACGCGCTCGGGGGTGACTGACGATGGCGATACTCGGGCTGAGTCTCGGCATGATCGCCCTCTTCGTGGGCTTCGGTCTGCTCATCGGGACCCTGTTCGGGTTCTTCGGGATGGGCGGGTCGTTCCTCGTGACGCCGGCGCTGCTCGTGATGGGCTATCCCTCGACAGTCGCCGTCGGGAGCGGGCTCGCGTTCGTCTTCGGGACGAGCGTCATCGGCGCGCTCCGGCACCGCGACCACGGGCAGGTCGACTACACGCTCGCCGTGATAATGACCGTCGCCATGACGCTCGGCATCGAGGGCGGGAAGCGCGTCGTGTTCTTCCTCGACGCCACCGGGGCGGCCGACCTCGTCATCAACGTCGCCTACGTCGGCCTCCTCGCGACGGTCGGACTGTTCACCCTGCGCGACGCGTGGTCGGACGACGAGGAGAGCGAGACGGGCGGTGACCTCGCCGACCGCGTCCAATCCCTTCACATTCCCCCGATGGTGACGTTACGCGGCGGCGTCCGCGTCTCCGGGACCGTCGTCTTCGCCGTCGGACTCGTCATCGGCGTCCTCTCGGGGTTCCTCGGCGTCGGCGGCGGTTTCCTGCTGATGCCGGCGATGATGTACGGGCTCGGCGTGCCCGCTGCCATCGCTGTGGGGACGGACATCCTCCAGATAACGATCTCCGGCGCGTTCGGCGCGTTCACCTACGCGCAGTCCGGGTCGGTCGC encodes the following:
- a CDS encoding UPF0175 family protein; the protein is MPTISARLPDEEKAELDEVAELLSEDRSTTIRKALREGLETLRIRVAVEQYQSGEASAAEAAQIADLSMAEWLDVARERNLTTQLELSDLELDADAAAEL
- a CDS encoding HalOD1 output domain-containing protein, whose amino-acid sequence is MTTGRGSRPEAVGSIVYEIVDRIADREGVEPTALPALSEQTDPAALNALVETAESVEITLELYGYEVTVDADETVRVEPI
- a CDS encoding helix-turn-helix transcriptional regulator; this translates as MNVNLDLVHRALADEIRRTILARLRTGEPVPLSALAETIAASEISTEVTSSVETLRVELYHVHVPLLCDAGLLEYDDRRSAVVLTDLGGEVESKLLRPSVEVAQG
- a CDS encoding prefoldin subunit beta; this encodes MQGNLPPEAQEKLEELQDLQETAQQVAAQKQQAETNLQESRTALDELDDVDKDTTMYREVGELLVKTDFDEAQDDLEEKVSSLEVRVETLEKQEERVQEQFEDLQGDLQQMLGGGGGAGGPGGPAGGPGAGGA
- a CDS encoding DUF3194 domain-containing protein, with the protein product MPTDDEVVETAASAAENVVFSRFDKNDVEDIDVTVTFEDGVLEVDVYVNAPESRLDEERVAEDAALAARSAVDDLFEE
- a CDS encoding bifunctional nuclease family protein; amino-acid sequence: MEHEATVEGVGVGVSEEGSGTPVVLLHVRGEILPIFVSSDQAQSMQLAIDGDPFERPLTHDLLVEMVAEFGSAIDRVRIDDLADGTFYAKIDTEQYVGDRRKDMVFDARPSDGIAISLRVDCPLVVSDEVIDEAGRPPEEFDTSDELGR
- a CDS encoding HAD family hydrolase, whose protein sequence is MGYDAVIFDNDGVLLTLTSMEAHREGSRDAFARAGVPDPHPDHVEAMSIGVSVAELESICERYDLEPEAFWSTRDAAISAAQQAEMTAGEKRPYDDIDALDKFETPLAVVSSNQQETVEFAFDHFGLDTHFETVYGREPTVKSLERKKPHPHYVERALADLDVEDALFVGDNESDVRAAHGAGIDSAFIRRPHRVDASLSVRPDYEIWGLDDVVDIAE
- a CDS encoding bacterio-opsin activator domain-containing protein, whose amino-acid sequence is MEKSVSDSADVAGKESEETGRETPAALLTTLVTRVPEPAFVLDGGATVVAANDPFGELFGRGGDALVGESLSSLLPSVTREAVASAADGDEPLTARCAGETDRWVELTVERHRSDGQTRFLAVGHEVTAHRERERDLDRHRRLVEAMGDGVYTLDESLAVETVDDTVTALTGRDRADLVGSDAGALLDDSTAERAGKLRERLLDGDREDVTLTGELEAADGERRPVETRFSTFERDDGARRTVGVVRDVSDRRQFARTLEALQQSTRRLLHAETADEVATIIAETASDVLDAPGATVYLFDRGENVLRPAAVADASATDDSPTTVGPDGGLVWDVFVDDEGVTLGTGETYRPLDDQGVLSVRSPTADRNGRTRELVDLLADTARAALARVDRETVLREREAERRHRNEELRRLKQVNAVIRRVDRALVEAETREEIERAVCDELTASHWITFAWLGRCENASVEPRTWDGRSEGFLETVSTSAVGDGGTPAVRTARSGEPTVVPAIADNLRDEHWRTEAISRNFQSAISVPLKHDDFRYGVLTVYADQSDRFGETLRSVFVELGENIANAIREVESRKRRLTDSVVELDLSLAAPDCLPVQLAREFDRSVICSGVVPSGDRTRLFLRIPDRDPTAVREYVDGVPNVESVSSVSDDGDYEVVVDGPTVPRTVVEQGARLGGLEATATGVDLVVHLSAETNVRTFVEQLSSRYADVELDARREKPTRHRTKSGTRADLEERLTDRQLEVLRTAYLSGFFEWPRETTGEEVASMLDITQPTVNRHLRVSQRKLLDLVFGE
- a CDS encoding DsrE/DsrF/DrsH-like family protein — its product is MSTDTPTAADDDVPTRAELAARIEELEESLAEATEDDGERKMSIIATKGTLDMAYPPLILASTAAAFGYEVTVFHTFWGLDILHEERSKDLKLSSVGNPNMPVPNVLGALPGMDRMTTRMMAKKIDDNDTATIEELIETSLDMGVEFQACQMTIDLMDYDEDDFYDGVTTGVGAATAIQDMADSDIQLLV
- a CDS encoding sulfurtransferase TusA family protein, with amino-acid sequence MTEHEVTQTLDVKGENCPMPVVKTKQNVDRLAEGEVLEVLATDPGSMSDLGGWADTTDGVELLGQEEGEEVFKHYVRKTE
- a CDS encoding MBL fold metallo-hydrolase, giving the protein MTQGTNPDTGEPVASTTPTELKARIDDGEDVFILDARSEDDFEEWRIGGESVEIVNYPYFQLLDGIPEDLHEALPDDRRITVLCAKGGSSELVAEHLEAEGYEVDHLERGMKGWARIYEYQELDAAGDVTVAQYQRPSSGCLAYLVVSDGEAAVVDPLRAFADEYVRDAKALGADLTYALDTHVHADHISGIRDLSAGTDTTAVLPEAAADRGVDYDADFATVEDGETLSLGDTEIEVVHTPGHTTGMTAYRVGDVLFTGDGLFTESVARPDLEDPEAARDAARTLYESLTERVLSLPDETVVAPAHFSDAATPADDGTYTAELGDLEARMDALSMDEAEFVEFIVADMPPQPANYEEIIAANLGRQSPDDETAFELELGPNNCAASEDALTN
- a CDS encoding YeeE/YedE family protein, whose translation is MEPFTPLLALGDPFPRGVVPYLIGGLLVGLGASVVYLSTGIIAGASTFLESTLSYVSNVDRFNRFKYRQSRGWRLVFTAGIVSGAALWAFVLAPDPGIWTTRVEWWRLLGGGFLVGVGTRLGKGCTSGHGVCGVGSLSNTSLVNVATFMTFAIGTAQIVQALGVSP
- a CDS encoding DUF6691 family protein, which translates into the protein MIYVGGLIFGLGLAVSGMAKPEIVLDFLQFEDFGLLFVMGGAAVVSGVAFAVATRYLDRAPLTAREYARRVKEFDRNVVLGGAVFGVGWGLSGICPGAAYASFGVGNYPILWAIAGMFLGAYAQGYVRPTSTDDTTTADATTR
- a CDS encoding DUF7512 family protein; amino-acid sequence: MFGLESLSGSAQAVATVGVVFAEAIALYVGYGALSSVLGSTVLDALGGD
- a CDS encoding sulfite exporter TauE/SafE family protein, with the protein product MAILGLSLGMIALFVGFGLLIGTLFGFFGMGGSFLVTPALLVMGYPSTVAVGSGLAFVFGTSVIGALRHRDHGQVDYTLAVIMTVAMTLGIEGGKRVVFFLDATGAADLVINVAYVGLLATVGLFTLRDAWSDDEESETGGDLADRVQSLHIPPMVTLRGGVRVSGTVVFAVGLVIGVLSGFLGVGGGFLLMPAMMYGLGVPAAIAVGTDILQITISGAFGAFTYAQSGSVALPVVGALLVGSALGARVGAGATNLVDEGEIKGYFAAMLLAGSAAVASNRLGTVYGIEVLNTLSTVLIFGSALLVSGAVVLAAVCRLRGDSDGTWCRLTTS